From one Lolium rigidum isolate FL_2022 chromosome 4, APGP_CSIRO_Lrig_0.1, whole genome shotgun sequence genomic stretch:
- the LOC124705957 gene encoding uncharacterized protein LOC124705957 — MSAMAATGAALRLHLLFRMLRVGELLALAALISWSSCHAPSAAAAAVRVAGSLLFSPRFVFVLGNAIVLLLLALSRRERDSSPVSSATNHPATGAASAGFAVDQMPAVPSADRFPSYAAPTMPTPGREAPAAVVATSAPEVVPCREMATVFEEEVKPAAASAAARVVLSKARAPRRSRSEKMSPRGVGSRRAASPEQQLMPLMRRSESDNGRRRRSSASARDVAAAWAPGTDDAAEFQRKVEAFIAKQTRFRRDEECMAGAMVVVE; from the coding sequence ATGTCTGCCATGGCCGCGACCGGAGCAGCGCTGCGTCTACACCTCCTGTTCCGGATGCTGCGGGTGGGGGAGCTCCTCGCCCTGGCGGCTCTCATCTCCTGGTCCTCCTGCCACGCGCCGtctgcggccgccgccgcggtgcGCGTCGCCGGCAGCCTCCTCTTCAGCCCGCGCTTCGTGTTCGTCCTCGGCAACGCCATCGTGCTTCTTTTACTGGCGCTGTCCAGGCGCGAGCGGGACTCGTCACCGGTCTCCTCCGCCACCAACCACCCCGCCACCGGTGCCGCCTCTGCCGGCTTCGCCGTCGACCAGATGCCCGCGGTGCCGTCCGCCGACAGGTTCCCTTCATATGCCGCCCCGACGATGCCGACGCCGGGAAGGGAagcgccggcggcggtggtggcaacATCGGCGCCCGAGGTGGTCCCCTGCAGGGAGATGGCGACGGTGTTCGAGGAGGAGGTCAAGCCTGCGGCGGCCTCCGCGGCAGCGCGCGTCGTCCTGAGCAAGGCCCGCGCGCCGAGGCGGAGCAGGTCCGAGAAGATGAGCCCGCGCGGCGTGGGGTCCCGGCGCGCGGCGTCCCCGGAGCAGCAGCTGATGCCACTGATGCGGCGTTCGGAGTCGGACAACGGGCGCAGGCGGCGGTCGTCGGCGTCGGCGCGGGacgtggcggcggcgtgggcccccGGGACGGACGACGCGGCGGAGTTCCAGCGGAAGGTGGAGGCGTTCATCGCGAAGCAGACAAGGTTCCGGCGCGACGAGGAGTGCATGGCCGGAGCTATGGTCGTCGTGGAATGA